In Rhodothermus marinus DSM 4252, a single genomic region encodes these proteins:
- a CDS encoding ATP-dependent Clp protease adaptor ClpS: MGQPNLLAETKPVGPAPEVDVEDTEETRLDAPWRVILYNDDIHTFDEVIFQLMKATGCSLPEAEALTWKVHTEGKAAVYEGLFEECFRVQGVLREIQLITEIQG, translated from the coding sequence ATGGGACAGCCGAACTTGCTGGCCGAGACGAAGCCGGTCGGTCCGGCGCCTGAGGTGGACGTCGAAGACACCGAGGAGACGCGACTGGACGCCCCCTGGCGCGTGATCCTCTACAACGACGACATTCACACGTTCGACGAGGTCATCTTTCAACTCATGAAGGCCACGGGCTGCTCGCTGCCCGAGGCCGAGGCGCTGACCTGGAAGGTGCACACCGAGGGCAAGGCGGCCGTCTACGAAGGCTTGTTCGAGGAGTGCTTCCGCGTGCAGGGGGTGCTCCGTGAAATTCAGCTCATCACGGAGATTCAGGGCTGA
- the purS gene encoding phosphoribosylformylglycinamidine synthase subunit PurS, which yields MFKAIVTVRLRPSILDPQGKAVLHALQNLGYEAVTQVRIGKVIDLWIEADTADEAERIAREAAEKLLANPVMEDFDVTVTPVETPAAAG from the coding sequence ATGTTTAAAGCCATCGTAACCGTTCGCCTGCGGCCTTCCATTCTGGATCCCCAGGGCAAGGCCGTCCTCCATGCGTTGCAGAACCTGGGCTACGAGGCGGTGACGCAGGTGCGCATCGGCAAGGTGATCGATCTGTGGATCGAGGCCGACACGGCCGACGAGGCCGAGCGCATCGCCCGCGAGGCGGCCGAGAAACTTCTGGCCAATCCGGTCATGGAAGACTTCGACGTGACGGTCACCCCCGTGGAAACGCCCGCTGCTGCCGGATAA
- the pssA gene encoding CDP-diacylglycerol--serine O-phosphatidyltransferase, whose product MLRARRGYDRHGQKQRHFRARLRAYRAQRRQRLRRPIPRAAVPSFFTLMNLFSGFLAITQIHEGRFDYACWLIVLAGFFDMLDGMLARLTNGTSLFGVELDSLSDVVSFGVAPAYLVYAFNLHAYGTLGLIIASLPAVCGAVRLARFNVQFDGEKREYFLGLPIPAQAAALVALVLNAEGVDLLERLTPGDFPVLIPVVFVLSALMVTNIPFDAIPRPSLTYLRRHPWKSGAYGLALLLIIFLQQIGLLLVLAAYILHGIGRAIYNLVQAILNTPLEPVSETSNPQPENRDV is encoded by the coding sequence ATGCTGCGGGCACGCCGGGGATACGATCGGCACGGTCAGAAACAGCGCCATTTCCGGGCGCGGCTGCGCGCCTACCGGGCGCAACGCCGCCAGCGGCTGCGTCGACCCATTCCACGGGCGGCCGTCCCGTCGTTTTTCACGCTGATGAACCTGTTCAGCGGCTTTCTGGCCATCACGCAGATCCATGAGGGGCGCTTCGATTACGCCTGCTGGCTGATCGTGCTGGCGGGTTTTTTCGACATGCTCGACGGCATGCTGGCCCGGTTGACGAACGGCACCAGCCTGTTCGGGGTCGAGCTCGACTCGCTCAGCGACGTGGTGTCGTTCGGGGTAGCGCCGGCCTATCTGGTCTATGCTTTCAACCTGCATGCCTACGGCACGCTCGGACTGATCATCGCGTCGCTTCCGGCCGTCTGCGGGGCCGTCCGGCTGGCCCGTTTCAACGTCCAGTTCGACGGTGAAAAGCGGGAGTATTTCCTGGGGCTTCCCATTCCGGCGCAGGCGGCGGCGCTGGTGGCGCTCGTGCTGAATGCCGAAGGCGTCGATCTGCTGGAGCGCCTGACGCCCGGCGACTTCCCGGTGCTGATCCCCGTCGTGTTCGTGCTTTCGGCCCTCATGGTCACGAACATTCCGTTCGACGCGATTCCGCGTCCCAGCCTGACCTATCTGCGACGCCATCCCTGGAAGTCGGGCGCCTACGGGCTGGCGCTGCTGCTGATCATCTTTTTGCAGCAGATTGGCTTGCTTCTGGTGCTGGCCGCGTATATCCTGCATGGCATCGGTCGCGCCATTTACAACCTGGTGCAGGCCATCCTGAACACTCCGCTGGAACCCGTTTCGGAAACGTCCAACCCCCAACCGGAAAACCGCGATGTTTAA
- a CDS encoding phosphatidylserine decarboxylase family protein: MMLAPEGYPIVGGTALLAVLLAVGAYYWLPGAWRVVGLLLAVLLLGFVLYFFRDPERHPPEGAEALLLAPADGKVVEIVDVDYEPVYLKGPARRLSIFLSPLDVHVNRVPADGVIELVRYIPGDYLVAWHPKASEKNERSEIGLRHPSGNRILFKQIAGVLARRIVFHLKEGDTVRAGQRFGIVRFGSRMDVIVPPHIRFEVKVGDRVRAGETVLGRLVARPETEAVGVDRLHNH; the protein is encoded by the coding sequence ATGATGCTGGCACCCGAGGGCTATCCGATCGTCGGCGGGACGGCGCTGCTTGCCGTATTGCTGGCCGTCGGCGCCTATTACTGGTTGCCGGGGGCCTGGCGCGTGGTGGGCCTGTTGCTGGCGGTGCTATTGCTGGGCTTCGTGCTGTATTTCTTCCGGGATCCGGAGCGGCATCCGCCGGAAGGCGCCGAAGCGCTGCTGCTGGCACCGGCCGACGGCAAAGTGGTGGAGATCGTCGACGTAGATTACGAGCCGGTCTATCTGAAAGGGCCGGCGCGTCGGCTGTCGATCTTCCTCTCGCCGCTGGACGTGCACGTCAACCGGGTGCCGGCCGACGGCGTGATTGAACTGGTCCGCTACATTCCGGGCGACTATCTGGTGGCCTGGCACCCGAAGGCCAGCGAAAAGAACGAGCGCTCGGAGATCGGACTGCGTCATCCGAGCGGCAATCGGATCCTTTTCAAGCAGATTGCCGGCGTACTGGCCCGGCGTATCGTGTTTCATCTGAAAGAAGGGGATACGGTACGGGCCGGCCAGCGCTTCGGGATCGTCAGGTTCGGCTCCCGCATGGACGTGATCGTGCCGCCGCACATTCGGTTCGAGGTAAAGGTGGGCGATCGGGTGCGGGCTGGCGAGACGGTGCTGGGTCGCCTGGTGGCGCGGCCGGAGACCGAAGCGGTCGGGGTGGATCGGCTGCACAACCACTGA
- the mtaB gene encoding tRNA (N(6)-L-threonylcarbamoyladenosine(37)-C(2))-methylthiotransferase MtaB — MPRVSFYTLGCKLNFAETSTLERDFLARHYEVVPFGEPADVTVINTCTVTAEAERQCRQIIRRAIRQNPNAFIIVTGCYAQLRPEEIARIEGVDVVLGAREKFHLFELIESFQKKEQTQVAVSCIDELQEFGPAFSSTERTRAFLKIQDGCDYVCSFCTIPKARGRSRSQPIEATVAQARQLAEMGFKEIVLTGVNIGLYGQEFGATLLDLLRELDRVEGIERYRISSIEPNLLTDEIIAFVAESRAFMPHFHMPLQSGDNFVLGKMRRRYRRELYAERVARIRELLPDAAIGVDVIVGFPTETPERFENTYRFLNELPISYLHVFTYSERPGTAAVEQLERMGGQPVPKPERSRRNRMLQVLSHKKRHAFYRAHQGQVRPVLWESTEKHGLMYGYTDNYIRVQRPFDPERVGQIEPVRLGDFAPDGTLVAEDPAFIPISC; from the coding sequence ATGCCACGCGTTTCGTTCTACACGCTCGGCTGCAAACTGAATTTTGCGGAAACCAGCACGCTGGAGCGCGACTTCCTCGCGCGCCACTACGAAGTGGTGCCTTTCGGCGAGCCGGCCGACGTGACCGTCATCAACACCTGCACGGTCACGGCCGAGGCCGAACGTCAGTGCCGCCAGATCATCCGCCGGGCGATCCGCCAGAACCCGAACGCTTTCATCATCGTCACAGGCTGCTACGCCCAGCTTCGCCCCGAGGAAATCGCCCGGATCGAAGGCGTCGACGTCGTGCTGGGCGCCCGCGAAAAATTTCATCTCTTTGAGCTGATCGAAAGCTTCCAGAAAAAGGAGCAGACCCAGGTGGCGGTCTCCTGCATCGACGAACTGCAGGAGTTCGGCCCCGCTTTTTCCTCTACCGAGCGCACGCGTGCCTTTCTGAAGATTCAGGACGGGTGCGACTACGTCTGCTCGTTCTGCACGATTCCCAAGGCCCGCGGTCGCAGCCGCTCACAGCCCATTGAGGCCACGGTCGCCCAGGCGCGGCAACTGGCCGAGATGGGCTTCAAGGAGATCGTGCTGACGGGCGTCAACATCGGTCTCTACGGCCAGGAATTCGGCGCGACGCTGCTCGACCTGCTCCGGGAGCTGGACCGGGTGGAGGGCATCGAGCGCTACCGCATCTCGTCGATCGAACCCAACCTGCTCACCGACGAAATCATCGCGTTCGTGGCCGAGTCGCGTGCCTTCATGCCGCACTTCCACATGCCGCTGCAGAGCGGCGACAACTTCGTGCTGGGCAAGATGCGGCGGCGCTATCGCCGTGAGCTATACGCCGAGCGCGTGGCCCGCATCCGGGAGCTGTTGCCCGATGCCGCCATCGGGGTCGACGTCATCGTGGGATTCCCGACCGAGACGCCCGAGCGCTTCGAGAACACCTACCGCTTTCTGAACGAGTTGCCGATCTCCTACCTGCACGTGTTCACCTACTCCGAGCGGCCCGGCACGGCGGCCGTCGAGCAGCTTGAACGCATGGGCGGTCAACCCGTCCCCAAACCTGAGCGCTCCCGCCGCAACCGCATGCTGCAGGTGCTCTCCCACAAGAAGCGCCACGCATTCTACCGGGCGCACCAGGGTCAGGTGCGCCCCGTTCTCTGGGAAAGCACCGAAAAGCACGGGCTCATGTACGGCTATACCGACAACTACATCCGCGTGCAGCGCCCCTTCGATCCCGAGCGCGTGGGCCAGATCGAACCGGTACGCCTGGGCGACTTCGCACCGGACGGCACGCTCGTGGCCGAAGATCCGGCGTTTATTCCCATTTCCTGCTAA
- a CDS encoding HepT-like ribonuclease domain-containing protein gives MVGLRNLLVHEYATIDVERLYRHLDQLPDFVQFIESIQPYL, from the coding sequence ATGGTAGGATTGCGCAATCTGCTGGTGCATGAGTATGCCACTATCGACGTGGAGCGGCTGTACCGGCATCTCGATCAGCTTCCTGATTTTGTCCAGTTCATCGAATCGATACAGCCCTACCTTTAG
- the mntA gene encoding type VII toxin-antitoxin system MntA family adenylyltransferase antitoxin codes for MDPLLSDREALMARLRPVLEARPEVVFALLFGSVARGQATPLSDVDVGIYTEQPLDLPELGGLVNELEQVAGRPVDVVELREALEQWPALAYEAVAHGKLIFCRDEDRWVDFKCRTFLAYFDTEPLRRMMRDAFLERLKKGQLAERRYAGIPPSS; via the coding sequence ATGGATCCGCTCCTGTCCGATCGCGAAGCGCTCATGGCGCGGCTCCGGCCGGTGCTGGAGGCGCGGCCGGAGGTGGTATTTGCGCTGCTATTCGGTTCGGTCGCGCGGGGACAGGCCACGCCGCTCAGTGATGTGGACGTGGGCATTTACACCGAACAACCGCTGGACTTGCCGGAGTTGGGTGGGCTGGTGAACGAACTGGAGCAGGTCGCAGGGCGCCCGGTGGACGTAGTGGAGCTCCGCGAAGCGCTGGAGCAGTGGCCGGCACTGGCCTACGAGGCGGTGGCGCATGGAAAGCTGATCTTCTGTCGGGATGAAGACCGCTGGGTGGATTTCAAATGCAGAACATTCCTGGCCTACTTCGACACGGAACCCCTTCGTCGCATGATGCGCGATGCCTTTCTGGAGCGCCTGAAAAAAGGTCAACTTGCAGAAAGACGATATGCAGGAATACCTCCATCGTCTTGA
- a CDS encoding nitroreductase family protein, translating into MEMEVIEIKTAGVEPDVHELIRRRWSPRAFADRPAAPDVLRRVLAAARWAPSAYNEQPWRFIVARREDPEAFDRLLACLNEGNRRWAQRAPVLMLVLARRTFSHSGAPNPHAWYDTGQAVAYLTLQATALGLYVHQMAGILPDEARRRCAVPEDYDVVIALALGYLGDPAQLPEDLQARERSPRTRRPLTELAFEGRWGTPARFLMQEDGHAS; encoded by the coding sequence ATGGAGATGGAAGTAATTGAAATCAAAACGGCCGGGGTGGAGCCGGACGTGCACGAGTTGATCCGCAGACGCTGGAGTCCGCGCGCGTTTGCCGACCGGCCGGCAGCGCCTGACGTGCTCCGCCGCGTGCTGGCGGCCGCCCGCTGGGCACCCTCGGCCTACAACGAACAACCGTGGCGTTTCATCGTGGCGCGGCGCGAGGATCCGGAGGCGTTCGATCGGCTGCTGGCCTGCCTGAACGAAGGCAACCGACGCTGGGCGCAGCGGGCGCCCGTGCTGATGCTGGTGCTGGCGCGGCGCACCTTCTCGCACAGCGGCGCGCCGAATCCGCACGCCTGGTACGATACCGGTCAGGCCGTGGCCTACCTGACGTTGCAGGCCACCGCGCTCGGACTCTACGTGCACCAGATGGCGGGCATTCTTCCGGACGAAGCGCGTCGCCGCTGCGCCGTCCCGGAGGACTACGACGTGGTGATCGCGCTGGCGCTGGGCTACCTGGGCGATCCGGCGCAGCTACCCGAAGACCTGCAGGCGCGCGAGCGGAGCCCGCGCACGCGCCGGCCGCTGACCGAGCTGGCTTTCGAAGGCCGCTGGGGCACTCCGGCCCGCTTTCTGATGCAGGAAGACGGCCACGCCTCCTGA
- the carB gene encoding carbamoyl-phosphate synthase large subunit, which yields MPKRTDIKRILLIGSGPIVIGQACEFDYSGSQAARALRKEGYEVILVNSNPATIMTDPITADRVYLQELTPESIRRIVEKERPDAVLPTMGGQTALNLAAQLHEEGFWEAMGVEIIGVDIEAIQITEDRQKFRDLMEQIGIDQARSRTARSLLEAKEILQELGGLPVVIRPSFTLGGTGGGIVWTMEEFDRKVTRGLELSPVHQVLIEESVYGWKEYELELLRDANDNVIIVCPIENLDPMGVHTGDSITVAPAQTLTDKQYQRMRDAAIKMMRSIGKFAGGCNVQFAVEPHTGRMIAVEINPRMSRSSALASKATGYPIAKVAARLAVGYTLDELPNDVTGTTSACFEPSIDYVVVKIPRWNFEKFEGVDEELTTQMKAVGEVMAIGRTFPEALQKAWQSLENGYAGLGADREDPSREEVRARLKKPYWDRTLQIRNAFRLGASVEEIHDITYIDPWFLYQIEDIVKIERELERRTLDQLDADFLRLVKQYGFSDVQIAYLLQGNVTEEDVRARRKALGITPTFRLVDTCAAEFPAQTPYYYSTYETENESEVTDREKVIILGAGPNRIGQGIEFDYCCVHGVLAAKEMGYEAIMINCNPETVSTDFDVADKLYFEPVFWERVLDIIEHENRHGKLKGVIVQLGGQTALKLARKLHEHGIPILGTSFPMMDLAEERSKFSALLRELEIPYPPYGAARTVAEAVEVAERIGYPILIRPSYVLGGQGMRIAINKEEVERYVRNILKLLPDNEILLDLFLENGIEVDVDAACDGEEVWIAGIMQHIEPAGVHSGDSTAVLPPFSLSEEVLNTIRRYTEDIARRLQVVGLINVQMVVKDNVVYVIEANPRASRTMPFVAKATGVPVAKIGTQLMLGRKLREFREAGLLESKLKGYAIKEPVFSWDKFPEVPKELGPEMKSTGEAIAFVETLTDEHFRRPYAIRNLYLSR from the coding sequence ATGCCGAAGCGGACCGACATCAAGCGGATCCTGCTGATCGGATCGGGTCCAATCGTCATCGGGCAGGCCTGCGAGTTCGACTACTCCGGCAGCCAGGCCGCCCGAGCCTTGCGTAAAGAAGGCTACGAGGTCATTCTGGTCAACTCGAACCCGGCCACAATCATGACCGACCCGATCACGGCCGATCGGGTCTATCTGCAGGAGTTGACGCCGGAATCCATCCGCCGCATCGTCGAGAAAGAGCGTCCCGACGCCGTGCTGCCCACGATGGGCGGGCAGACGGCGCTGAACCTGGCCGCCCAGCTCCACGAAGAGGGCTTCTGGGAGGCGATGGGCGTGGAGATCATCGGCGTGGACATCGAGGCGATCCAGATCACGGAGGATCGCCAGAAATTCCGCGACCTGATGGAGCAGATCGGCATCGATCAGGCCCGGAGCCGCACGGCCCGTAGCCTGCTGGAAGCCAAAGAGATCCTGCAGGAGCTGGGCGGGCTGCCCGTGGTGATCCGCCCGTCATTCACGCTGGGCGGCACCGGCGGCGGTATCGTCTGGACGATGGAGGAGTTCGACCGCAAGGTGACGCGCGGGCTGGAGCTTTCGCCCGTCCACCAGGTGCTCATCGAGGAAAGCGTCTACGGCTGGAAGGAATACGAGCTGGAGCTGCTGCGCGACGCGAACGACAACGTGATCATCGTCTGTCCCATCGAAAACCTCGACCCGATGGGCGTACACACGGGCGACTCGATCACAGTGGCGCCCGCGCAGACGCTCACCGACAAACAGTACCAGCGCATGCGCGACGCGGCGATCAAGATGATGCGCTCGATCGGCAAGTTTGCCGGCGGCTGCAACGTGCAGTTTGCCGTCGAGCCGCACACCGGGCGCATGATCGCCGTCGAGATCAACCCGCGCATGTCGCGCTCGTCGGCGCTGGCCTCGAAGGCCACGGGTTACCCGATCGCCAAGGTGGCAGCCCGCCTGGCCGTGGGTTACACGCTCGACGAATTGCCCAACGACGTGACGGGCACCACGAGCGCCTGTTTCGAGCCGTCGATCGACTACGTGGTCGTCAAGATCCCGCGCTGGAATTTCGAAAAGTTCGAGGGCGTCGACGAGGAGCTGACCACGCAGATGAAGGCGGTAGGCGAGGTGATGGCCATCGGCCGCACCTTCCCCGAAGCGCTCCAGAAGGCCTGGCAGAGCCTGGAAAACGGCTATGCCGGCCTCGGCGCCGACCGGGAAGACCCGTCGCGCGAAGAGGTGCGCGCCCGTCTCAAGAAGCCCTACTGGGACCGCACGCTGCAAATTCGCAACGCCTTCCGGCTGGGCGCCTCGGTCGAGGAGATCCACGACATTACCTACATCGATCCGTGGTTCCTCTACCAGATCGAGGACATCGTCAAAATCGAACGGGAGCTGGAGCGGCGTACGCTCGACCAGCTCGACGCCGACTTCCTGCGGCTGGTCAAGCAGTACGGCTTCTCGGACGTGCAGATTGCCTACCTGCTGCAAGGGAACGTGACCGAGGAGGACGTGCGGGCGCGGCGTAAGGCGCTGGGCATCACGCCCACGTTCCGGCTCGTCGACACCTGCGCCGCCGAATTTCCGGCCCAGACGCCCTACTACTACAGTACCTACGAGACCGAGAACGAAAGCGAGGTCACCGACCGCGAAAAGGTCATCATTCTGGGTGCCGGACCCAACCGCATCGGCCAGGGCATCGAGTTCGACTACTGCTGCGTGCACGGGGTGCTGGCCGCCAAGGAGATGGGCTACGAGGCCATCATGATCAACTGCAATCCGGAGACGGTATCGACCGACTTCGACGTGGCCGACAAGCTCTACTTCGAGCCCGTCTTCTGGGAGCGGGTGCTCGACATCATCGAGCACGAAAACCGGCACGGCAAGCTTAAAGGGGTGATCGTGCAGCTCGGCGGCCAGACGGCGCTCAAGCTGGCCCGCAAGCTCCATGAGCACGGCATCCCGATCCTGGGCACGTCCTTCCCGATGATGGACCTGGCCGAGGAGCGGAGCAAGTTCTCGGCGCTGCTGCGCGAGCTGGAGATCCCGTATCCGCCTTACGGGGCGGCGCGGACGGTGGCCGAGGCCGTCGAGGTGGCCGAGCGCATCGGCTACCCGATCCTGATCCGGCCCAGCTACGTGCTCGGCGGCCAGGGCATGCGCATCGCCATCAACAAAGAAGAAGTCGAACGCTATGTCCGCAACATCCTCAAACTCCTGCCCGACAACGAGATCCTGCTGGACCTCTTCCTGGAGAACGGGATCGAGGTGGACGTCGATGCCGCCTGCGACGGCGAGGAGGTCTGGATTGCCGGCATCATGCAGCATATCGAACCGGCCGGCGTCCACTCGGGCGACTCGACGGCCGTGTTGCCGCCCTTCTCGCTGTCGGAGGAGGTGCTGAACACGATCCGCCGCTATACCGAGGACATCGCCCGGCGCCTGCAGGTGGTGGGCCTGATCAACGTGCAGATGGTGGTCAAAGACAACGTGGTCTACGTGATCGAGGCCAACCCGCGGGCGTCGCGGACCATGCCCTTCGTGGCCAAGGCGACGGGCGTACCGGTGGCCAAGATCGGCACGCAGCTCATGCTGGGCCGCAAGCTCCGGGAGTTCCGCGAGGCTGGCCTGCTCGAATCGAAGCTCAAGGGCTACGCGATCAAAGAGCCGGTCTTCTCCTGGGACAAATTCCCGGAGGTGCCCAAGGAGCTGGGGCCGGAGATGAAGTCCACCGGCGAGGCCATCGCCTTCGTCGAAACGCTCACCGACGAACACTTCCGCCGGCCCTACGCCATCCGCAACCTCTACCTGAGTCGATAG
- the carA gene encoding glutamine-hydrolyzing carbamoyl-phosphate synthase small subunit — protein sequence MIPLLHPTPDPCKLALADGTVVTGIAIGHRGETGGELCFNTSMTGYQEIMTDPSYYGQIMMMTYPHIGNYGVMDIDMEAARPMVAGLVVRAFSHRYSNRLADGSLEDWMRRYELVGISGVDTRRLVRHIRTKGVMNAVISSIDLDDESLVEKARRLPSMAGLELASYVMPERPYDFCTGPGPRIAVFDYGCKLNILRMFQARDCTVRVFPGYTPLNEVLAWEPDGLFFSNGPGDPRAMPQAIEQVRAAIRTGLPIFGICLGHQLMALALGFKVYKMYVGHRGANHPVKNLRTGRVEVTTQNHGFAVEAESVDPREAEVSHINLNDRTVEGLRFKSFAGLSVQYHPEASPGPHDSRYLFDEFLALVAAHRPVATPQLTRV from the coding sequence ATGATACCCCTGCTGCACCCGACACCGGATCCCTGTAAGCTGGCACTGGCCGATGGAACCGTCGTAACCGGCATCGCCATCGGGCACCGAGGCGAGACGGGCGGGGAGCTGTGCTTCAACACCAGCATGACGGGCTACCAGGAAATCATGACTGACCCGTCCTACTACGGGCAGATCATGATGATGACCTACCCCCACATCGGCAACTACGGGGTGATGGACATCGACATGGAAGCCGCCCGTCCGATGGTGGCCGGCCTGGTGGTGCGTGCCTTTTCGCATCGCTACTCGAACCGCCTGGCCGACGGCTCGCTGGAAGACTGGATGCGACGCTACGAACTGGTAGGCATCTCCGGTGTCGATACGCGACGATTGGTGCGGCACATTCGTACGAAAGGGGTCATGAACGCGGTCATCTCGTCGATCGATCTTGACGACGAGAGCCTGGTCGAAAAGGCGCGGCGCCTGCCCTCAATGGCCGGGCTGGAGCTGGCCTCCTACGTGATGCCGGAGCGGCCCTACGACTTCTGCACCGGACCCGGGCCGCGCATCGCCGTCTTCGACTATGGCTGCAAGCTGAACATCCTGCGCATGTTCCAGGCGCGGGACTGCACGGTGCGCGTCTTTCCGGGCTATACGCCGCTCAATGAAGTGCTGGCCTGGGAGCCCGACGGGCTGTTCTTCTCGAACGGGCCGGGCGATCCACGGGCCATGCCGCAGGCCATCGAGCAGGTGCGGGCGGCCATTCGTACCGGGTTGCCCATCTTCGGCATCTGCCTGGGACACCAGCTCATGGCGCTGGCGCTGGGCTTCAAGGTCTACAAGATGTACGTCGGGCACCGCGGTGCCAACCACCCGGTCAAGAACCTGCGCACCGGCCGCGTGGAAGTGACCACGCAGAACCACGGCTTTGCCGTCGAGGCCGAGTCGGTCGATCCGCGCGAGGCCGAGGTGTCGCACATCAACCTGAACGACCGGACCGTCGAGGGGCTGCGCTTCAAGTCGTTCGCCGGGCTTTCGGTGCAGTACCATCCGGAAGCGTCGCCCGGACCCCACGACAGCCGCTACCTCTTCGACGAGTTCCTGGCACTGGTGGCGGCGCACCGTCCGGTCGCGACACCCCAGTTGACCCGCGTGTGA
- a CDS encoding energy transducer TonB → MRPLHRQRERAAYPLRMMASLAFTLGLLVLVVRLWPAPDRTASQAVVYRSLAPEVIALEEVMPTRQARPAPPPPIPPLPVVVPDEVPLEEVEINPDENRLLLDEPGTDPFAAEGALEGTLAAAPAFEVGPKPVRFVEPEYTREARRARIRAEIVVEVQVSPTGQVLSATVVERYLLTPHRQRVDTLGYGLEEAALAAARRWRFRPARVNDEPVPSFTRITFSFGQ, encoded by the coding sequence ATGCGCCCCCTGCACCGACAGCGTGAGCGTGCAGCCTACCCGCTGCGTATGATGGCCAGCCTGGCCTTCACGCTGGGGCTGCTCGTGCTGGTGGTGCGCCTGTGGCCGGCGCCGGACCGCACGGCCTCGCAGGCCGTGGTCTATCGAAGCCTGGCCCCCGAGGTGATCGCCCTGGAGGAAGTCATGCCGACCCGCCAGGCACGCCCGGCCCCGCCGCCCCCCATTCCGCCCCTTCCGGTCGTGGTGCCCGACGAGGTGCCGCTGGAAGAGGTGGAGATCAACCCGGACGAAAACCGCCTGCTCCTTGACGAACCCGGTACCGATCCCTTCGCCGCCGAAGGGGCCCTGGAAGGCACGCTGGCCGCCGCGCCCGCCTTCGAGGTGGGGCCCAAGCCCGTCCGCTTCGTGGAGCCCGAATACACGCGCGAGGCGCGACGCGCCCGCATCCGGGCCGAGATCGTCGTCGAAGTGCAGGTGAGCCCGACCGGCCAGGTACTTTCGGCAACGGTCGTAGAGCGCTACCTGCTGACGCCGCACCGCCAGCGCGTCGACACGCTGGGCTACGGCCTGGAAGAAGCGGCGCTGGCGGCCGCCCGGCGCTGGCGATTTCGCCCGGCCCGTGTGAATGATGAGCCCGTTCCCAGCTTCACGCGCATCACCTTCAGCTTCGGCCAGTAG
- a CDS encoding deoxynucleoside kinase — translation MAATTPIQPPDDLRYLVIEGVIGVGKTTLARLIAERFGGRLILEEFEENPFLPRFYEDPERWAFHTQLSFLASRFRQQKQLLLRDLFHPFVVSDYAFDKDRIFARINLKGDELQLYETLYTLMEPNVPTPDLIVYLQSTPDRLLENIRKRGRPYEQRIERSYLEALCEAYDHYFFHYTKGPLLIVNAVQIDFVKNPEDLEELIRQILERRRYGGITYFNPRPARTVK, via the coding sequence ATGGCGGCCACGACTCCGATCCAGCCTCCCGACGACCTGCGCTACCTGGTGATCGAGGGCGTCATCGGCGTGGGCAAGACCACGCTGGCCCGCTTGATCGCCGAGCGCTTTGGCGGGCGGCTGATCCTGGAGGAATTCGAAGAAAACCCTTTCCTGCCCCGCTTCTACGAGGACCCCGAGCGCTGGGCCTTCCACACGCAGCTCAGCTTCCTGGCCAGCCGCTTTCGCCAGCAGAAGCAGCTCCTGCTTCGTGATCTGTTTCACCCGTTCGTGGTGAGCGACTACGCCTTCGACAAAGACCGCATCTTCGCCCGCATCAACCTGAAAGGGGACGAACTCCAGCTCTACGAGACGCTCTACACGCTCATGGAGCCCAACGTCCCCACGCCCGACCTGATTGTTTATCTGCAGTCCACACCGGACCGGCTGCTGGAAAACATCCGCAAGCGAGGACGCCCCTACGAGCAGCGCATCGAGCGGAGCTACCTGGAGGCGCTCTGCGAGGCGTACGATCACTACTTTTTCCATTACACGAAAGGCCCACTACTGATCGTAAACGCCGTCCAGATCGATTTTGTCAAGAATCCGGAGGATCTGGAGGAGTTGATCCGACAGATTCTGGAGCGACGCCGTTACGGCGGCATCACGTACTTCAATCCGCGACCGGCCCGAACGGTGAAGTAG